The Garra rufa chromosome 20, GarRuf1.0, whole genome shotgun sequence genome contains the following window.
GCGTTTCTAAAACgttttattttagttacattatttttttattttaagaaacgTTTTAAAAACGTTGTACTACAACATTACCTAATTGCGGCCAAAATACAACGTTGTGGAAAGTTGTAAAAACGTTTTGTGTTTGCTGGGTTGTTACTAACGAGATTTATTCATATGGCGAATTTAGTCTGTCAGACTTGTTCATTAACGATATATTAGGCTACATTTACAGAGATAGGTAGATTACTTagaaattgtaatccgttactgattccaaattacatgacattgtagttagtaacgtaatccattaccCATTACATTACACCTTTTAGGTagtataatcagactactttttgatTTAACTCGTTTATCACATGGATTTAAATATTGTATAATACCGACAAGAAAACAATATAAACCAATGGCTTcatacagttttaaatattgttcCATTTGAGGCTTTTTCTGTAGCCCTGAAGGACAAACAGTTCTATTCCACAGGATCTGCAACcctttttttcaattatttggGTACTTCGAAGTCCAGGCAGGCTTGTTGGAATTGGCTTGGCTAAAAGAAGTCAGGATTTGGCctagaagttgattgagagcatgcccagtcgaattgcagaggtcctgaaaaagaagggccaacactgcaaatactgactctttgcataaatgtcatgtaattgtcgataaaagcctttgaaacgtatgaagcgcttgtaattatatttcagtacatcacagaaacaactgaaactaagatctaaaagcagttgagcggCAAACTTTGTGAAagctaatatttgtgtcattctcaaaacttttggccatgactgtaggtTTGTTAAGCAACTGCAGGGGGTTCATACGTTTAAtgaaaaactaataattaaacaatcaaaaatgttagaaacaaattaaaaaaaaactttacctgCATTTCGTGCGAGCATAACCAAGGTCAGAGAACCAATGAACATGCAAGTACTTCAAGCAAATATAAAAAGTGTCATtataaaaatgtcattaattatgGATTTTAATAGGACAAAGCCCTTCCAAAGACATAcaaatacatggttaaataaccaATTGAgtgataaaatacaaaaaaaaaaaaatgtgttaatgAAATGctgaaacacttcttaaacccAAGATGATTTTTGTAAATCGGTGGTCAAACACTGTGTTGCCACCAGAATAACAGTTTTGTGTGAATGTCAACAAAACTTGAAGACTGAACGTATACAagcagtaggctattttagaaacaaattaaaaaccatgcaaaacaggAATTTGGAAGAACCAATAAATGATTAATTTATTGCTCGTGTAAACACATAATCCTTAAAGTAGcctaactgtagtctgattaagagtattttaaaatgtaatttactctgaTCACAAGTAATTTTTGGAATCGGACTACATAATTCAGATTATACTCTGTGGGGAGTATTCGTTCGGTAAATCCAACCAATGAAAAACTCAGTTTTGAATACAGGGAAGATAGAACGAATAAAGAACATTTAGTGCCAGAAGAACAAGTCATTTAGGCTACTTTAAAGGTTTGTCACACTCATTTGCACTGCTAACAACGCAAAAAACGCTCTCGTAAACTCCTCGTGTATTATTCACGGTCTTGTAGTCTAGAAGTGACGTGCTTTGCAAAATGCGAGCAATCAACCGGGAAACGTAGGAAAACCCTCTCAAGGGGTTTTACGCTTTACGAAACTACGCCAGGGCATTATTTTATCAGAGGGCTTCCACGTAATTTTACTAGTTAATTTCTCTCCAGTACTGTGAAAAATTTAATATTCCATAACAAGTCACATACCAGCATACACCGTAGCCTACAATAAACAAACGCTCACCATTTTAACAAAAGGCTTTTATTTCAACAGTTAAATAAGTTACAGattcattaaaatatatacacattaaaAGCGTCCGTTAAAAAAACTCAAGCGCCTGCCAATGCAGCAAGATTTCTGCGTCGTCTCATCTGATCCCAGGCCTCCAGAATCTCCCTCCTCGTCACGGTTCTGTGGCGGCTGAAACAGGAGAGACGCGCGGCCTCTGACCCCACTCTCTGCAGCAAATATCTGCTTACGCCCCTGGACTCATGAACGCGTCTCACTGCCGTCTGATTGACCTGTGCATGAATGCCAGTCGTTTTTATATGCAGTCATTTTGGGTACATTTTCAACTTCTGCTGTTTAGTTTTAAAACACACCTGTTGTCGGGCTGTGTGCATGAACGCAGCGTGTCCTCTGGTTCTTGCTATGGAACTTCTGGATGACGCGCACCGCTTGCTTTTAAGGCCAGGAGCTTTCATGATGATCAGAGGAGCGAGTGTGTAAACAACAAGCGATGAAGCAAAACCTCAATTTAAGGCATGGCTAATCAATCCCCTAATGACTAACAAGCAGGTGCATGCCTCCTTAATTTGCCTGGAAGCGCATGCCCAGTTTGCGCACTCCCTTAACTCAAAAACGAAAGAGTACATTTTCTGAACATCAGCGTTTGTCAGACTTCATTCGGTCTAAAGTTGTCTGTTTAAAGTTAGCATATAGTTTTCTGTTCCATGTTTTTATGTTTGTTGGAGATGTCATGGGCACAGCAGGCCTAATTAATTTAGACTTTAGggagaaaatatgttttttatttgaagtgGAACAGTAAAGTTAGACACTTTGGGGAAGATAACCCCAAGCTcattattgttgtcttttctgaggtaaatcacaTTACATGACTGGGACTACAATCTGTTTTACTAATGGTATAAATGCTCGGAATAATATTAAAAGTTTTCAAATCTTTTAATTATTTGAAGTACACCAGTCACCCATTTATTTGGAGGGGGAAAAAGACATCAAATAGCTTTGGTATAGTAACACCACATCTTAAAGGaaaaattcacttccagaataaaataaaaaattcctgatagtttactcacccctttttttacccaagatgttcatgtctttctttcttcagttgcaaagaaattaaagtttttgaggaaaacattccaggattttttttccatatagtggacttctatggtggccaacggtttaaaggtccaaattgcagttttaatgcagcttcaaagggctctacatgatcccagccaaggaatagggtcttatctagtgaaatgaccagtcattttcttaaaaaaataaaaaatgatatactttttaacaacaaatgttCATTTTGCACTAGCCCAACCTCAAACATTACGTAATAATGTTGGAAAATGATCATTTAGCTCAATATGACGCTTATTCATTGGCTTTGATCGTGTAgctgtagagccttttgaagctgcattgaaactgcagtttggaccttcaaatcactggccaccatagaagtccactatatggagaaaaaccctggaatgttttcctcaaaaaccttaatttctttgggactgaaataaaaaaagacatgaacatcttggatgacatggggtgagtaaatcaggaaatttttgttctggaagtgaaactCTCCTTCAAGGACATTTCCGAAACATTTATGTAAATcacattcaaataataaatacagaaattCTTTATTTTATCCTTCGTTTACGTCATAATTTTTAAACTTTCTATAGTTAACTGAAAGTTTAAAGAGTAAAGAGTGGAAGAATAAAAAGTACAGAATGCATAAATGGCTTTCAAAAAGTAACAAGTGTGGTAAAAACGGGTTGATGTTGtgtattttcttgtttttgtctAGTATCCATATTAACCTGTTGGAATTTTGGAGAGTGAACAGGTTACACAACATAGAACAAGGTACAGAGACAGACTTcctttattttaaaggcattgttTCTCAGGTAAGACACAaccacaattaaacaatgtatgCTCATAATAAATGCAAAAAGGAATTGGTCATAACTGTGGGAATGAAACACCCTACATCACCATCACAAACCACATTAAAACACACAATACTACAACACTCCATGAGATCTTCCACCTTTCTTCAAATAAGCAAACAGCAATGCATGCCCTCCTTCAAGCCTGATTTGCCAAAGCaacacatttttgtttaataaataaaagcaaCATACATGAAAAAGGTATTTGTATGTAAAGAGAAAGGGAAAACATATTTAACACAAATGAATGTAACTATAACACATTCTAATGATCATTTTGTccttgaaaacaaaaataaatgaatgagtgCAGTGATTGGGCAGTAATATCACTTTGGCATGTTGTGATACAAGAAAAGGGGTGGAACAGGAGATCGAGTGTGGCTTTGCTGACATGTTCCAGATCAGGTGCATTTATTCAAGCAAAGTAGCAGCTCCATGCGGATGGCAATGCGAGTGTGCCAGCCTTGAGGGAGGATACGGATGTAACGTGCTACGATAGGTGGACGCAGCAGGTTCTGGACTGTGGAAGAGCGGTCAGAGTTTCCATAGAACACCTGAGGAAAAAACAAGTAAGTGTTGAAAACTAATGAAACCAATATTTATGTAGTCAGGATGGGCTTTTTATCATCTTACCCTGTTGTTTCCAGTTTGGTCCTTGTAGTAGATCCAGCTGAGTTTCTCGTTGGTGCGGTACTGCACAGTGTACTTGGTAATCCACTCATCAGAGTCACAGCGGCCCTGGGTCAGGATACCAGAAACCACTTTGACCTCTTTCAGGTCAATCTGAAGCCACTGGTTGGTATCCTGGAACTTAGACAGCCAGGCACACCTGGAACAAGAGAGAGAGGTAATCTATATATGCAAAAAATGGCAGGATGTATAGTCAAGTCTCTGTAGGATAAGCAATTTTTAATAGAACTCACCCAAATCCTTGGTTGTTCAGCCTTGCTCTGCTTGGAACCCAAGAGGAGAACCAGCCAGTGTACTGGTCTTCATTAGAGCAGCTGATCTGATCTGAAGACACAGATCCTGCCTCAAAACCCAACGGCTTATGGTAGGGACATTCTGGACAGACACAATATTTATCATTGCATATAATTTgaagtaaaaatgtaaacattgatCTATGTCAGTTTGGCCCAAACCAGGCTTTCTGACTCTACAggcaaaaatctattcaacaaaagcCTGCAGGAGAACTCAGCTCTAGGGGCTAGCCAGCATGGTGGTTCCTAGAGAATCAATTTCTCTCTCAGGCCATTTTTCTGGTTGTAAATGCACAATTTATGCAACTAAAAGAGCACAAAAATCTGATTaaagccctgtttacactagtgcattttcattttaaaacggaATGCAACCCCAAAATTTTCAaaactaaaacagggtctgcagcattttcTCTCAGTAGCAAAAGTAGCAAAAATGgggtctgctgtgttttcacaaGTTTCCATTTTTTGAGGGTCGGAAAACACTGGAATCATGTAAATGACAGGTGTAACCGTAGAAAAAGTTATGTTTgaaaacaaaaatgcactagTGTGAACGTAGAAATGGGGTCTGcagtgtttttgaaagtctcaaGTTTTTATAAGGGTCGAAAATGCTGGATTGGTGTAAACGACAGGCTTAACAATTgcaaaaattatgcattttaaaaagaaaatgcactagtgtaaatgcACAAATGCGGTCTGCAGCATTTTCGAAAGCCTCAGTTTTCAAGGGTCGAGGGGCCAAAGTAATGTAAACAAAAATTATgcgttttaaaaataaatctagtACTACAGTAAATGAGAAACAGGGTCTGCAGTGTTTCGAAAAGTCTTCATTTCAAGGGAAAAAAATGCCAGAGTAGTGTAAATGACACACTAGTGTGAACATAGAAAAGGAGTCTGTAGTGTTTTCAAAAGTCTCAATTTTCAAGGGTCGGAAAAAGCCGGAGTAGTGTAACCGTTgcaaaagttatgcattttataaacgaaaatgcactagtgtaaacgtagaAATGGGGTCTGCAGCATTTCCGACAGTCTCAGTGTGccggagtagtgtaaacgacaggcgtaaccgtagcaaaacttatgtgttttaatacgaaaaacacactagtgtaaacgtagAAACGGGGTCTGAATTTTTTTTGAAAGTTTTCGAGGGTTGGAAAACGCCGAagtagtgtaaatgacaggcgtaactgtagcaaaagttatgcattttaaaaagaaatcgCACTAGTGTAAATAAGAAACGGGGACTGcagtgtttttgaaagtctcagtTTTCGAGGGTCGGAAAACGCCGGAGTAGTTCAAATGACAAGCGTgaccgtagcaaaagttatgcgtttgAAAACAAAAACGCGCTAGTGTAAACGTAGAAACTGGGTCTGCAGCGGTTTTGAAAGTGTCCATTTTCAAGTTTCGAAAACACcagagtagtgtaaacgacagtCGTAACCGTAGCAAAAATTATGCACTTTATAAACAAAAACGCACTACTGTAAACGTAAAAatggggtctgcagcgtttttgaaagtctcagtgtgccggagtagtgtaaacgacagcCGTAACTGTAGCAAAAGCTATGTGATTTAAAAccgaaaacgcactagtgtaaacagggtctgcagcattttcaaCAGTCTCAGTGTGCCAGAGTAGTTTAAACGACAGgcgtaaccgtagcaaaagttatgcgttttaaaacaaaaaaagtgaaaaCGTCAGTATAGACATGATCGTTTTTTGTCTCCAAACGCAGACTTAAaatgaaaacgcactagtgtaaacagggcttaAATCTGACAATTTGCAGTGTTACATCGAGGCTGAGAAAAGAACACAACCCTGCAGACAACAGGTAGTTAATGCTAGTATTATCACAGTTTTTCATGTTTGAGGAGCAAGTATTTTTACAcagctttttaaaaattaaaaaaatgcctGGTAGCTGGTGTTTCATATGTGTTTGGCCAGTCAGTGTACACTTACGTCAATGGTACTTCCTATATaactgttttagaccctactctgaaGTAAGAGATTTCCTAGAACAAAATACGTTCTTGGTTCCTGTGGTGTGAACACACTAAAAAGCGGGAACTTCCGCCAGTAGTTCTACAaactatgaaaaggttcctcCGGTGCAAAAGCCCCTCATGACTGAGAGGGGGCTTAATAAAACATTAGTCACACAATCAGAAAGATTTCTTTGTCCTGCTGTGTTTAAGAGAAATGGACAAAGCGTTAATCTGGCCGCTCTGTAATTCCGTGCTTCCACTCTTCAACTGGTGACTACAATCCCAAAAGCTTTAGTTCCCCATAGCGAAAGATCAACATCCATTAAGACTTTAGCTTGACAGATGGTCACGTTCCACACTTAAGCTCCAGTCCCACATCGGGGTTTTTACATAACAGTCCCTCTTTTCAAGGATTTAGGATGTTCTTTTTGACATACCCACTTCCAGTTTTGATTTTAATCTCGCATCTCAACATAATGGGATTACGAATAAACtcccttttaattttttttcaaccttcctcTAACACATCAGTCTTGGAGGATGATAACAAACTACTCTGTGTTAATGGAGCATGTCTGCCCTGTGGTGGTGTGCCAGTGGGATGCGGTGATGGCGCACATGGCCCAGGTGAAGCTGCAACCAAATGATTAATGACTTTCTGCGCCGCTGCAGGCGAGGGCTTGTCCGGGAGCCAGCTCATTCGCACATGTCCTGCCTTCTGTTTCCAAAGGGCACCAGCTATTGCTAACTAATCCATCCATCTCAATTCCCAAAGAGTCAGTGTTAGCGCAAAGCCCCATTCACAAATTTCATAAGGATTTCAGTGGTATTTGATTCACAATTTACCTcagacagtaaaaacagtactatCTAGATAATAAAAGATActgattatttatatatttgacaCATTTGGACCAAACAAAGCCTACTAATCACTCAAATTAAGGTTACAATTAGTGCTTATTACATGTAATTCTGTTTTTATCCTTACTTCTTTTAGTCCTCTTCTTTCTTACCTGGCATGCAGTCCATCTCCTGTCCTGTACTTGGTGAAGAACCTTTGGAGAGCAACTTGCTAGAGGAATCACAGTCACAGGAGCAGGTTTTCTCAGCCCATGTGTCATTTCCCTCACCATCCTAAGCATATATTAACATTGTCATTAATAGTTCCATTTTAATTGCCTCTAATAAGAAAATCAAATGCGTTTAGTTACCTCTTGTGCTTGTAGCCCAATAAATCCTGGACAAAATGCGGAAGAGTAAAAGAACAAGACTTTTAATGATCATACTAGGCTATAAacatgttttatttacatttaacattCACAATCATCCTTATTAACTTAGTTATAGTTAACATTTTTTCAGTGTTCTTTATCTAAACTTGACTATTCATTTCTGCTAATCTACTGAAAAATATTGTAACTCAATAGCACATACCTTCAGACACCAGCACGATGGCTAACAGTAACATGTTCTGCAGTCTGTACTCCATGATGGTTTATTTTTCGAGTGGTGGACCACCGCACTGATATTAAAGGGGCTGGATTACTGTAATCCACAGAGCACTAATGGCCTTATCTAATGCCCTTTATCTCAAAGCTCCTCCCTTTTCCTGCTGAAAGCTAGTTTGAAATTGTTCACATCCCAGTCCAACCCTTGACTGTTAAAAAAGAGAGAAATAGCCAAATGATCCCAGATTATAAAGCCGGGTGGTCACCTTCTGTGACCCAGTTAATGGTTCAATGCATGCAATTAACTCAATTCAACTTCCCCGGCAATCTGTTGATGCAAATCACTACGTACAATATGCCATTTGATAGAAAGACAAGATGAAGGCTGGTTTCTTTGTCTTTTTGTCTGCAGTTGCTACTAATGTGGCTCATGATAAATTATCCTtttattacagttgaggtcaaaagtttacatacaccttgcagaatctgaaaaatggtAGTTATTTTAgcaagggattatacaaaatgcatgttattttttattcaaatggCATGAATAatgtatttaacataaaagatgta
Protein-coding sequences here:
- the rs1a gene encoding retinoschisin 1a, with amino-acid sequence MEYRLQNMLLLAIVLVSEGFIGLQAQEDGEGNDTWAEKTCSCDCDSSSKLLSKGSSPSTGQEMDCMPECPYHKPLGFEAGSVSSDQISCSNEDQYTGWFSSWVPSRARLNNQGFGCAWLSKFQDTNQWLQIDLKEVKVVSGILTQGRCDSDEWITKYTVQYRTNEKLSWIYYKDQTGNNRVFYGNSDRSSTVQNLLRPPIVARYIRILPQGWHTRIAIRMELLLCLNKCT